The following coding sequences are from one Humulus lupulus chromosome X, drHumLupu1.1, whole genome shotgun sequence window:
- the LOC133804662 gene encoding uncharacterized protein LOC133804662, whose protein sequence is MRSGRLTQYIKETGRPGASWHNPASAPAPQASDPVHIASDSTEEPLKQVPMIHGIIELTDNQEHITKIHKRMEERVKRYKSLGHVANLVTSEDRSCPTSAITFTDDDLKGVHLPHDDPLVIYLQVDHCQLGRVLIDRGSGVDILFWEAFQKMGLEENQIRPSTMPILGFNNQRVYPKGVVRLTVVAAERALPVDFLIIDSTTSYNAIMGRNWIHQMQGVVSTLHQVMRCQSLNGRYTVDIKGCQKQAKKGFLTLKEINSSGTASHNNFPDK, encoded by the coding sequence ATGAGGAGCGGGAGGCTCACTCAATACATCAAGGAGACGGGCAGACCCGGCGCTTCGTGGCATAATCCTGCTTCTGCCCCCGCTCCACAAGCATCAGACCCCGTGCACATAGCCTCTGACAGCACCGAGGAGCCTCTTAAGCAAGTCCCTATGATCCACGGGATCATAGAACTCACTGACAATCAAGAGCATATCACCAAAATCCATAAAAGGATGGAAGAACGAGTGAAGCGATACAAATCATTAGGCCATGTGGCCAATCTTGTCACTTCAGAAGACAGAAGCTGCCCAACCTCTGCAATCACCTTCACCGATGACGACTTGAAGGGCGTACACCTACCCCAtgatgatccactcgtcatttaCCTACAGGTTGACCATTGCCAACTGGGCAGAGTTCTGATCGACAGGGGCAGTGGGGTCGACatcctcttctgggaagccttccagaagatGGGGCTAGAGGAGAATCAGATCCGGCCCTCCACCATGCCCATTTTGGGATTCAACAACCAAAGAGTATATCCGAAGGGCGTCGTTCGATTAACTGTGGTGGCCGCAGAACGCGCCCTGCCAGTAGACTTTCTCATTATAGATTCCACCACAagctacaacgccatcatgggGAGAAATTGGATCCACCAGATGCAGGGGGTAGTCTCAACTCTACATCAGGTGATGCGATGTCAATCACTCAACGGGCGCTACACCGTCGACATCAAGGGCTGCCAGAAGCAGGCCAAAAAGGGCTTCCTTACCTTGAAAGAAATAAATAGCTCTGGCACTGCTTCCCATAACAACTTCCCTGACAAATAG